The Manis javanica isolate MJ-LG chromosome 2, MJ_LKY, whole genome shotgun sequence genome contains a region encoding:
- the BRD3OS gene encoding putative uncharacterized protein BRD3OS, with product MSGRVPLAEKALSEGHARQRYRDTSLFIWQRQQLKLESAPPGTYLSRSRSAWYSQYGNEAILVRDRNKLGVSRDTGQSKFCTIM from the coding sequence ATGAGTGGCCGCGTCCCTCTGGCAGAGAAAGCGCTGTCTGAAGGCCACGCCCGGCAGCGGTACAGGGACACCTCCCTGTTCATCTGGCAACGGCAGCAGCTGAAGCTGGAGTCTGCGCCCCCCGGGACGTACCTGAGCAGGAGCCGGAGTGCGTGGTACTCACAGTACGGAAACGAGGCCATCCTAGTCCGGGACAGAAACAAGCTTGGGGTCTCGCGGGACACGGGCCAGTCCAAGTTCTGCACAATTATGTAA